A DNA window from Maribellus comscasis contains the following coding sequences:
- a CDS encoding glycoside hydrolase family 97 protein: protein MPKKINLTLLFFLVLTIGFAENYSLRSPDNRISVEITIDKNISYSVSFNGERILSPSEISFVFKQAPPLGKEMDVLSVEKYSSDEYWKPVLKRFETIRDNHRGIVLHLQEKKFPRRLTGIEFRIFNDGVAFRTSFPKQFGEREFVIIDELSQFNFTENHKCWAVNYINYTTSQEVEFFERRIGDVAPDMLMGLPFTIQANDNCYVAITEAALTDYAGMYLKSGREEEFALRTALSPLKGQPETGDKVIFKTPHQTPWRVIMVGETPGNLVESEIIQNLNEPCEIKDPSWIKPGISAWDHWWSGEVKMEQPVIYEYIDLASKMGWPYMLIDWQWYGMYNKEGADIKTTAPQLNMHEILEYAKSKNVKCWLWMYNTDVFRFDFEEACALYEKWGIAGIKIDFMDSDDQEMVNWYHKVVKTAAKYHLMVDFHGAYKPTGWRRTYPNLVTREGVLGNEYNKWSLRVTPEHMCTLPFTRMLAGPMDFTPGGFLNRNPDKFMNGTPANVLGTRSNTLAQFVVYDSPYLVACDHPGNYYGQTGEEFLKKVKSMWDDTKVLNGEIGKYITVVRRDGKRWFIGAMNNSHERELEVSLDFLPEGKYSMISFSDSEKTKENAEIAEKKKSTVDGSNTIKIKMIPGGGFAAWLDLVQ from the coding sequence ATGCCCAAAAAAATCAATTTAACACTCCTGTTTTTTCTTGTTCTAACGATTGGATTTGCTGAAAATTATAGCCTGCGTTCGCCTGATAACAGGATTTCGGTTGAAATTACAATTGATAAAAATATCAGCTATTCGGTTTCTTTTAACGGAGAGCGAATTTTAAGTCCGTCAGAAATTTCTTTTGTTTTTAAGCAGGCTCCGCCTCTGGGAAAGGAAATGGATGTGCTGTCTGTAGAGAAATATTCTTCTGATGAATACTGGAAACCTGTACTCAAACGATTTGAAACGATTCGCGACAATCACCGCGGAATTGTATTACATCTTCAGGAGAAAAAATTTCCCAGGCGTTTAACGGGTATCGAATTCAGGATATTTAACGACGGTGTTGCATTTCGCACTTCATTTCCGAAACAATTTGGTGAACGCGAATTTGTAATCATAGATGAATTGAGTCAGTTTAATTTTACTGAAAATCATAAATGCTGGGCCGTAAATTATATCAATTACACCACTTCTCAGGAAGTTGAATTTTTTGAACGCAGAATTGGAGATGTTGCTCCTGACATGTTAATGGGACTTCCTTTTACCATTCAGGCAAACGACAATTGTTATGTCGCAATAACAGAGGCAGCCTTAACCGATTATGCAGGAATGTACCTCAAATCGGGTAGAGAGGAAGAATTTGCCTTACGAACTGCATTATCGCCGTTAAAGGGACAGCCTGAAACCGGTGACAAAGTAATTTTTAAAACACCGCATCAAACTCCGTGGCGGGTAATAATGGTGGGTGAAACCCCCGGCAATTTAGTTGAATCAGAAATTATACAAAATCTAAATGAACCTTGCGAGATTAAAGATCCTTCCTGGATAAAACCCGGAATTAGCGCCTGGGATCACTGGTGGAGTGGGGAAGTTAAGATGGAGCAGCCGGTTATTTATGAATATATCGATTTGGCGTCGAAGATGGGATGGCCGTACATGTTAATCGACTGGCAGTGGTATGGAATGTATAATAAAGAAGGAGCTGATATAAAAACGACGGCACCTCAGTTAAATATGCATGAAATACTGGAGTATGCAAAAAGTAAAAACGTGAAGTGCTGGCTTTGGATGTATAATACGGATGTTTTTCGTTTCGATTTTGAAGAAGCTTGTGCTCTGTATGAAAAATGGGGCATTGCCGGAATTAAAATTGATTTTATGGACAGCGACGATCAGGAAATGGTAAACTGGTATCATAAAGTTGTTAAAACGGCCGCGAAGTATCATTTGATGGTTGATTTTCACGGGGCATACAAACCAACAGGCTGGCGCAGAACTTATCCGAATCTGGTAACACGCGAAGGGGTTCTGGGAAACGAATACAATAAATGGTCGTTGCGTGTAACGCCGGAACACATGTGCACACTGCCTTTTACCCGCATGCTGGCCGGACCAATGGATTTTACTCCCGGAGGTTTTTTGAACCGGAATCCCGATAAATTTATGAACGGAACTCCCGCCAATGTTTTGGGGACCCGCTCAAATACGCTGGCGCAGTTTGTGGTTTACGATAGTCCGTACCTGGTGGCCTGCGACCACCCCGGAAATTATTACGGACAGACAGGAGAAGAGTTTTTAAAAAAGGTAAAATCGATGTGGGATGATACAAAAGTGCTAAACGGAGAAATCGGTAAATACATAACAGTGGTGCGCCGCGATGGAAAACGATGGTTTATTGGTGCGATGAATAACAGCCATGAAAGGGAATTGGAAGTTTCGCTCGATTTTTTGCCGGAGGGAAAATACAGTATGATATCGTTTTCGGATTCGGAAAAAACAAAAGAAAATGCCGAAATTGCGGAAAAAAAGAAAAGTACAGTTGACGGGAGCAATACAATAAAAATAAAAATGATTCCTGGAGGAGGGTTTGCTGCATGGCTTGACCTCGTTCAGTAA